The following coding sequences lie in one Flavobacterium cyclinae genomic window:
- a CDS encoding nucleoside-diphosphate kinase — MATNRTFTMIKPDAVENGHIGGILNMITEGGFRIVAMKLTQLTVADAQKFYAVHSERPFFGELVEFMTRGPIVAAILEKENAVEDFRTLIGATNPADAAEGTIRKKYATSIGENAVHGSDSDENAAIEGAFHFAGREQF; from the coding sequence ATGGCAACAAACAGAACTTTTACAATGATTAAACCAGATGCTGTTGAAAACGGGCATATTGGTGGTATTTTAAATATGATTACTGAAGGTGGTTTCAGAATTGTAGCAATGAAATTAACACAATTAACTGTAGCTGACGCTCAAAAATTCTATGCAGTTCACAGTGAAAGACCTTTCTTTGGTGAATTAGTTGAATTCATGACAAGAGGTCCAATTGTAGCTGCTATCTTAGAAAAAGAAAATGCAGTTGAGGATTTCAGAACTTTAATTGGTGCTACAAACCCAGCTGATGCTGCTGAAGGTACTATCCGTAAAAAATATGCAACTTCTATTGGAGAAAATGCAGTTCATGGATCTGATTCTGATGAAAACGCAGCAATCGAAGGAGCATTTCATTTTGCAGGAAGAGAACAATTTTAA
- the rpmG gene encoding 50S ribosomal protein L33, which yields MAKKGNRIQVILECTEHKTSGVPGTSRYITTKNKKNTPDRLEIKKFNPILKRVTVHKEIK from the coding sequence ATGGCAAAGAAAGGTAATAGAATCCAAGTTATTTTAGAATGTACAGAGCACAAAACTTCAGGAGTTCCTGGAACATCTCGTTACATCACTACAAAAAATAAAAAAAATACTCCAGATAGATTAGAGATTAAAAAATTTAATCCAATCTTAAAAAGAGTAACTGTTCACAAAGAAATTAAGTAA
- a CDS encoding B12-binding domain-containing radical SAM protein, producing MKDILLITPPFTQLNTPYPATAYLKGFLNTKNISAYQMDLGIEVILEMFSKKGLIEIFLPIIHHPSPNTQRIYSLKDDYIKTIDAVIAFLQGKNPSLARQICSGNFLPEASRFDQLDDMEFAFGSMGMQDKAKHLATLYLEDLSDFIVECVDGNFGFSRYAERLGRSANSFDELYNHLQNELTFIDEITIKILKKRIEEVQPKLVCFSVPFPGNLYSAFRCAQFIKANFPNIKTAMGGGFPNTELRDLKDQRVFEFFDFITLDDGELPVELLHNFICHSELVLESEFKRTFLLENNQVVYKNNSTRPDYKQSEVGTPDYSDLLLDRYISVIEVANPMHSLWSDGRWNKLTMAHGCYWGKCTFCDISLDYIKLYEPIAAKILVDRMEELIAQTGENGFHFVDEAAPPALMREVALEIIKRNLVVTWWTNIRFEKSFTADLCLLLKESGCIAVSGGLEVASDRLLELIKKGVTVEQVAQVTRNFTESGIMVHAYLMYGYPTQTIQETVDSLEMVRQLFELGVLQSGFWHQFAMTAHSPVGMFPEEFGVIPEQNKITFANNDINFKDKTGINHDKFSFGLKKSLFNYMHGICFDYDLQDWFDFKIPKTKVPSDFIYNCLQKDHNFNTKPNAKIVWIGGKPQTEIFTKSKKGNTWEMMKFTFHSKTQTFDIAVNLEEGKWLLETLDKTSIYSQNKVTFAQLKADFEQKFDDFELFWYSKPIQTLRNSMLLVL from the coding sequence TTGAAAGACATTCTTCTAATAACACCACCTTTTACCCAACTGAATACGCCGTATCCAGCAACGGCTTATTTGAAAGGTTTTCTGAATACCAAAAACATTTCGGCTTACCAAATGGATTTAGGTATCGAAGTGATTTTAGAAATGTTTTCAAAGAAAGGTCTAATCGAGATTTTTTTACCCATCATCCATCATCCATCACCCAACACTCAAAGAATTTATTCGCTCAAAGACGATTACATCAAAACCATCGATGCTGTAATTGCTTTTCTTCAAGGTAAAAATCCATCGTTAGCGCGACAAATTTGTTCTGGAAATTTTTTACCTGAAGCCTCTCGTTTTGATCAATTAGACGATATGGAATTTGCCTTTGGTTCAATGGGAATGCAAGATAAAGCCAAACATCTAGCTACTTTATATTTAGAAGATTTATCCGATTTTATTGTAGAATGTGTTGATGGAAATTTCGGATTTAGTCGCTATGCTGAACGTTTAGGAAGAAGTGCCAATTCGTTTGATGAGTTATACAATCATTTGCAAAATGAATTAACGTTTATTGATGAAATCACCATCAAAATTCTGAAAAAAAGAATTGAAGAAGTTCAACCTAAATTAGTATGTTTTTCTGTTCCATTTCCAGGAAATCTCTACAGCGCTTTCCGTTGTGCTCAATTCATAAAAGCAAATTTTCCAAATATAAAAACCGCTATGGGTGGCGGTTTTCCAAATACTGAGTTACGTGATTTAAAAGACCAACGCGTTTTTGAATTCTTCGATTTTATTACACTCGATGATGGTGAACTACCTGTAGAGTTGCTTCATAATTTTATTTGTCATTCTGAACTTGTTTTAGAATCTGAATTTAAGCGTACTTTCCTTTTAGAAAATAACCAAGTCGTATATAAAAACAATTCAACTCGCCCCGATTACAAACAAAGTGAAGTAGGCACTCCAGATTATTCCGATTTATTATTAGATAGATATATTTCCGTAATTGAAGTAGCCAATCCTATGCACAGTTTGTGGAGTGACGGTCGTTGGAATAAACTCACCATGGCTCACGGTTGTTACTGGGGAAAATGCACGTTTTGCGATATTTCTCTCGATTATATAAAATTGTACGAACCCATCGCTGCCAAAATTCTGGTAGACCGAATGGAAGAATTAATCGCTCAAACAGGCGAAAATGGATTTCATTTTGTAGATGAAGCGGCACCGCCAGCATTAATGCGTGAAGTGGCATTGGAAATTATCAAACGAAATTTAGTTGTCACTTGGTGGACAAACATTCGTTTTGAAAAAAGTTTTACAGCTGATTTATGTTTGTTATTGAAAGAATCGGGTTGTATTGCGGTTTCTGGTGGATTAGAAGTAGCTTCGGATCGACTTCTAGAATTAATCAAAAAAGGTGTAACAGTTGAACAAGTTGCACAAGTAACCCGAAATTTTACCGAATCAGGAATCATGGTGCATGCCTATTTGATGTACGGTTATCCAACACAAACCATTCAAGAAACGGTAGATAGTTTGGAGATGGTGCGTCAATTGTTTGAATTAGGTGTTTTGCAAAGCGGTTTTTGGCATCAATTTGCTATGACAGCACATTCTCCTGTGGGAATGTTTCCAGAGGAATTCGGTGTAATTCCTGAGCAAAATAAAATTACATTTGCTAATAACGACATCAATTTCAAGGATAAAACTGGAATCAATCACGATAAATTCAGTTTCGGATTAAAAAAATCGTTATTCAATTACATGCACGGAATCTGTTTTGATTACGACTTGCAAGATTGGTTTGATTTTAAAATTCCAAAAACTAAAGTACCATCTGATTTTATTTATAATTGCCTTCAAAAAGACCATAATTTCAATACAAAACCTAACGCTAAAATAGTTTGGATAGGCGGAAAACCTCAAACGGAAATTTTTACAAAATCTAAAAAAGGAAATACATGGGAAATGATGAAATTTACGTTTCATAGTAAAACCCAAACTTTTGATATAGCTGTAAATTTAGAAGAAGGGAAATGGTTACTTGAAACTTTGGATAAAACTTCAATTTATTCCCAAAATAAAGTAACATTTGCCCAATTAAAAGCTGATTTTGAGCAAAAATTTGATGACTTTGAATTATTTTGGTATTCAAAACCAATACAAACACTTAGAAATAGCATGTTATTAGTGTTGTAA
- a CDS encoding Hpt domain-containing protein, producing the protein MALQYNLSKVYEISENDIDFALQIVTLFLEEVPAEIKSIKNGIEEKDYTVTYASCHKIKPTLDLLGMDMAYEENIQIMNWAKAEGKRKEIKEVFKSLKERIDLAVKEIKKDFKL; encoded by the coding sequence ATGGCGTTACAATATAATTTATCTAAAGTTTATGAAATTTCAGAAAATGATATTGATTTTGCATTACAAATTGTAACGTTGTTTTTGGAAGAAGTTCCTGCTGAGATAAAATCGATCAAAAATGGAATTGAAGAAAAAGATTATACAGTTACGTATGCATCTTGTCATAAAATTAAACCTACTTTAGATTTGCTTGGAATGGATATGGCTTACGAAGAAAATATTCAAATCATGAATTGGGCAAAAGCGGAAGGGAAACGTAAAGAAATTAAAGAGGTTTTTAAATCATTAAAAGAAAGAATTGATTTGGCAGTTAAAGAAATTAAAAAAGATTTCAAGTTGTAA
- a CDS encoding CinA family nicotinamide mononucleotide deamidase-related protein: protein MKAAIVTIGDEILIGQIVDTNSSYIAKALDKIGIATHEMLSISDDKQHILNTLESLQNKVEVVVVTGGLGPTKDDITKKTFCEYFDDELIENDAVLAHVKSIIEGIYKRPITQINRDQALVPTKAKVLFNQVGTAPGMWLEKENTIFVSLPGVPYEMKYLVDNELIPNLVQKFKRPYILHQTIMTYGRGESMLAEQIEEWENNLPNFIKLAYLPSPGKVRLRLTARGENEDVLKTEMERQVKMLDVLIHDVIVGYNEDEPIEVVLGRLLTEQGLTIATAESCTGGKIASTLAAVSGASNYFKGSIVSYATQTKIDVLGIDETIINSNGVVSAEVAKAMAISAQKRLNSDYAIATTGNAGPTKGDEVAELGTVFIGIATPREVFVEEFNFGQPREKVIDRAVSKGLELIYKEILKK from the coding sequence ATGAAAGCTGCTATAGTTACCATTGGCGACGAAATTCTTATTGGCCAAATTGTAGATACAAACTCTTCATATATTGCAAAAGCTTTAGATAAAATCGGAATAGCAACACATGAAATGTTGTCTATTTCAGATGACAAACAACATATTTTAAATACATTAGAGTCACTTCAAAATAAAGTAGAAGTAGTTGTAGTAACAGGTGGATTAGGTCCAACAAAAGATGATATTACAAAAAAGACTTTCTGCGAGTATTTTGATGATGAATTAATTGAAAATGATGCTGTTTTGGCGCACGTAAAATCTATTATCGAAGGGATTTATAAGCGTCCAATTACTCAAATAAATAGAGATCAAGCATTGGTTCCTACTAAAGCAAAAGTATTGTTCAATCAAGTAGGAACAGCTCCAGGTATGTGGTTGGAAAAAGAAAATACTATTTTTGTTTCATTACCGGGGGTTCCTTATGAAATGAAATATTTAGTTGATAATGAGTTGATTCCAAATTTGGTTCAAAAATTTAAACGACCTTATATTTTACATCAAACCATCATGACTTATGGAAGAGGAGAAAGTATGTTGGCGGAACAGATAGAAGAATGGGAAAATAATTTACCAAATTTTATAAAATTAGCTTACTTGCCTAGTCCTGGAAAAGTTCGTTTGAGATTAACAGCTCGAGGAGAAAATGAAGATGTGCTAAAAACTGAAATGGAACGTCAAGTTAAAATGTTGGATGTTTTAATTCATGATGTTATTGTTGGATATAATGAAGATGAACCAATTGAAGTGGTGTTGGGTAGATTGTTAACCGAACAAGGATTAACAATAGCTACAGCCGAAAGTTGTACGGGCGGTAAAATAGCTTCTACTTTAGCAGCGGTCTCAGGAGCTTCAAATTATTTTAAGGGAAGTATAGTAAGTTATGCTACTCAAACAAAAATTGATGTTTTAGGAATAGATGAAACTATCATAAACTCTAACGGAGTTGTTAGTGCGGAAGTGGCAAAAGCAATGGCTATTTCGGCGCAAAAAAGGTTGAATTCTGATTATGCGATAGCTACAACAGGTAATGCTGGGCCAACAAAAGGAGATGAAGTAGCAGAATTAGGAACTGTTTTTATCGGAATTGCTACACCACGTGAGGTTTTTGTAGAAGAATTTAACTTTGGTCAACCAAGAGAAAAAGTGATTGATAGAGCAGTAAGTAAAGGGTTAGAGCTTATTTATAAAGAAATTTTAAAAAAATAA
- a CDS encoding DUF4295 domain-containing protein yields MAKKTVATLQTASKRLTKAIKMVKSPKTGAYTFVEAVMTPEEVDEFLKKK; encoded by the coding sequence ATGGCAAAGAAAACCGTAGCAACTTTACAAACAGCTTCTAAAAGATTAACTAAAGCAATTAAAATGGTTAAGTCTCCTAAAACAGGTGCTTATACTTTTGTTGAAGCAGTTATGACTCCTGAAGAAGTTGATGAATTTTTGAAAAAGAAATAA
- the bshC gene encoding bacillithiol biosynthesis cysteine-adding enzyme BshC, whose product MPNDCITYQNSGYFIPLIVDYLDQKSNVKPLYNRFPSIENFKFQFEEKKNNFPVENRKILVEALKKQYNNFQISEKTLNNLELLSLTNTFTITTGHQLNLLTGPLYFIYKIISVINLTKELKAAYPEQNFVPIYWMATEDHDFEEINYFLFKGNKMEWKKESKGPVGRIDTSGLEELFESFSKELGLGNNANYLKDLFKKSYLEHTNLADATRYLANELFKNEGLVILDGDDLELKKLFIPFAKNELLQQTSYNKVSETIEQLKPYAIQVNPREINLFYIQDNLRERIVFENGNYKINNTSLSFSESEILTELENNPKNFSPNVILRPLYQEVILPNLCYIGGGGEIAYWLELKSMFEVNNIVFPVLLVRNSVLIATEKQVSKLDKLQVNWNEIFQSEKKLVELKTKEYSQFTIDFSEQKEVLKNQFIALYEIASKTDKSFLGAVAAQERKQIKGLNNLEKRLLKAEKRNLSEKINRILEIKADLFPKGILQERVLNFSEFYNDIYSYNSLITTLLESLNPLNQSFTIIIV is encoded by the coding sequence ATGCCAAACGACTGTATAACGTATCAAAATTCGGGTTACTTCATTCCATTAATTGTGGATTATTTAGATCAAAAATCTAATGTAAAACCGTTATACAATCGTTTTCCTTCAATTGAGAATTTTAAATTTCAATTCGAAGAAAAAAAGAATAATTTTCCAGTTGAAAACAGAAAAATCTTAGTAGAAGCGCTAAAAAAGCAATATAATAACTTTCAAATTTCAGAGAAAACTTTAAATAACCTTGAACTTTTAAGCCTAACAAATACCTTTACTATCACTACTGGACATCAGTTGAATTTACTTACGGGTCCGCTATACTTTATTTATAAAATTATTTCGGTAATTAATTTAACTAAAGAATTAAAAGCGGCTTATCCAGAACAGAATTTTGTTCCTATTTATTGGATGGCCACCGAAGATCATGATTTTGAAGAAATCAATTACTTTCTTTTCAAAGGAAACAAAATGGAATGGAAAAAAGAAAGTAAGGGACCTGTTGGACGAATAGACACTTCTGGATTGGAGGAACTATTTGAATCGTTTTCTAAAGAATTAGGTTTGGGAAATAATGCTAATTATTTGAAAGACTTATTTAAAAAATCCTATTTAGAGCATACGAATTTAGCAGATGCAACTCGATATTTAGCTAACGAATTATTTAAAAATGAAGGTTTAGTTATTTTAGATGGAGACGACTTAGAGCTTAAAAAATTATTTATTCCATTTGCGAAAAATGAATTGTTACAACAAACTTCATATAATAAAGTAAGCGAAACCATTGAACAATTAAAACCCTATGCTATTCAAGTAAATCCTCGAGAAATAAATCTATTTTACATTCAGGATAATTTAAGAGAACGTATTGTTTTTGAAAATGGAAATTACAAAATTAATAATACTTCATTATCCTTTTCTGAAAGTGAAATTCTTACGGAACTAGAAAACAACCCTAAAAACTTTAGTCCGAATGTTATTTTAAGACCCTTATATCAAGAGGTAATTTTACCTAATTTGTGTTATATTGGTGGTGGTGGAGAAATTGCTTATTGGTTGGAATTAAAATCAATGTTTGAGGTCAACAACATTGTATTTCCTGTATTATTAGTTAGAAACTCAGTATTGATTGCTACTGAAAAACAAGTATCGAAATTAGATAAGTTACAAGTAAATTGGAATGAGATTTTTCAATCTGAAAAAAAACTTGTTGAATTAAAGACAAAAGAATATTCCCAATTTACAATTGATTTTTCTGAACAAAAGGAAGTCTTAAAAAATCAGTTTATTGCACTTTATGAAATTGCATCTAAAACTGATAAATCTTTTTTAGGAGCTGTTGCAGCTCAAGAAAGAAAGCAAATAAAAGGACTTAATAATTTAGAAAAAAGATTGCTTAAAGCAGAAAAAAGAAACCTATCTGAAAAAATCAATAGAATATTAGAAATTAAAGCTGATTTATTTCCTAAAGGAATTCTACAAGAAAGAGTTTTAAACTTTTCAGAATTTTATAATGATATTTATTCATACAATTCATTAATTACTACATTACTTGAAAGTTTAAATCCACTCAATCAAAGTTTTACTATAATTATTGTTTAA
- a CDS encoding serine hydrolase domain-containing protein: protein MKKILFLLAITFILFSCSSDNNNSSNEEAMYFPPIGSTTWETKTAASLGWNESEIQPLLDYLELKNTKGFIILHNGKIVMENYFNGHSANDTWYWASAGKTLTATVTGIAEQEGYLNINDKVSDYLGTGWTSAPSLKENLITNKHLLTMSSGLDDALGDDVSPSNLQYIADAGTRWAYHNVYVKLQDVVAQATGQTWSNYFNTKLRDRIGMTGGAWIQTGGLSVYWSTTRNMARFGLLALNNGKWQNNQIVPISYMQNATSTSQNINLAYGYLWWLNGKSSYHLPQSQYQFNGSLIPSAPSDLYCALGKNDQKIYVVPSKKLVIIRMGNAADGSNFALSDFDDVLWQKINAVIN, encoded by the coding sequence ATGAAAAAAATATTATTCCTCCTAGCAATTACATTTATATTATTTAGCTGTAGTTCAGACAATAACAATTCATCCAATGAAGAAGCAATGTACTTTCCCCCTATTGGATCTACCACTTGGGAAACAAAAACAGCAGCTTCACTTGGTTGGAATGAATCTGAAATTCAACCTTTATTAGATTATTTAGAATTAAAAAATACTAAAGGCTTTATTATACTTCACAATGGAAAAATAGTGATGGAAAATTATTTTAATGGTCATAGTGCAAATGATACATGGTATTGGGCAAGCGCAGGAAAAACACTTACTGCAACCGTTACAGGAATTGCCGAACAAGAAGGTTATTTAAACATAAATGATAAAGTTTCAGATTACCTTGGTACTGGTTGGACTAGTGCACCTTCATTAAAAGAAAATTTAATTACTAATAAACACCTATTAACAATGTCATCAGGATTAGATGATGCTTTAGGTGATGATGTTTCTCCCTCCAACTTACAATATATTGCAGATGCAGGAACACGTTGGGCATATCATAATGTTTATGTTAAACTTCAAGATGTAGTAGCACAGGCTACAGGGCAAACTTGGTCAAACTATTTTAATACAAAATTAAGAGATCGCATCGGTATGACAGGTGGAGCATGGATTCAGACAGGAGGATTGAGTGTTTATTGGAGTACAACAAGAAATATGGCGCGATTTGGTCTTCTTGCATTGAATAACGGAAAATGGCAAAACAATCAAATTGTACCTATAAGTTATATGCAAAATGCAACATCAACTTCACAAAATATTAATTTGGCATATGGTTATTTATGGTGGTTAAATGGAAAGTCAAGTTATCACTTACCACAATCTCAATACCAATTTAATGGCTCTTTGATTCCTTCAGCACCAAGTGATTTATATTGTGCACTAGGAAAAAATGATCAAAAGATATATGTAGTACCGAGTAAAAAATTGGTAATAATTAGAATGGGAAATGCTGCAGATGGAAGTAATTTTGCCTTATCAGATTTTGACGATGTACTTTGGCAAAAAATAAATGCTGTTATAAACTAA
- a CDS encoding lipocalin family protein, with amino-acid sequence MKRLLLLFVLGVFFSCKQNITQADMVNLNGYWEIEKVVLPDGEKKEYKINETIDFFKIESDKGFRKKVMPQLDGTYLTNDVQEEFVVVVKDGEASLQYKTTYASWNEEIIELTKDKLVVKNQQEIEYYYKRPLQFSVK; translated from the coding sequence ATGAAACGTCTTCTTTTATTATTTGTTTTAGGTGTGTTTTTTTCGTGTAAACAAAATATTACACAAGCTGACATGGTAAATTTAAATGGGTATTGGGAAATTGAAAAAGTAGTGCTACCTGATGGTGAAAAGAAAGAGTATAAAATAAACGAAACAATCGATTTTTTTAAAATTGAATCTGATAAAGGTTTTAGAAAAAAAGTAATGCCACAGTTAGATGGTACTTATTTGACAAATGATGTTCAGGAAGAATTTGTAGTAGTTGTAAAAGACGGAGAAGCTTCATTGCAATATAAAACAACTTACGCTTCTTGGAATGAGGAAATTATTGAATTAACTAAAGATAAATTGGTAGTAAAAAACCAACAAGAAATTGAATATTATTATAAAAGACCTTTGCAATTTTCAGTTAAATAA
- a CDS encoding DUF721 domain-containing protein: MAKRYNEESPIGDVLKQFISQNKLEVGIDQINVREAWKNLMGNGVNNYTTEIQLKGSTLYVALSSAVLREELSFGKEKIIKMINEELRKDIVTNLVLR, encoded by the coding sequence ATGGCTAAAAGATATAATGAAGAAAGTCCAATAGGAGATGTATTAAAACAATTTATTTCACAAAATAAATTGGAAGTGGGTATAGATCAAATTAACGTTCGAGAAGCTTGGAAAAATCTTATGGGAAATGGAGTGAATAATTATACTACCGAAATTCAATTAAAAGGTTCTACTTTGTATGTTGCCTTATCTTCTGCAGTATTACGAGAAGAGTTGAGTTTTGGGAAAGAAAAGATAATTAAAATGATTAATGAGGAACTAAGAAAAGATATAGTAACCAATTTGGTTTTACGATAA
- the rpmB gene encoding 50S ribosomal protein L28 — MSRVCELTGKRAMVGNNVSHAMNKTKRKFSVNLVKKRFYIPEEDRWVTLRISTAALKTINKNGIAAVLKNAKANGFVKSV, encoded by the coding sequence ATGTCAAGAGTTTGTGAACTTACAGGTAAAAGAGCGATGGTAGGAAACAATGTTTCTCACGCTATGAATAAAACAAAGAGAAAATTCTCTGTTAACTTAGTTAAGAAACGTTTTTATATTCCTGAAGAAGATAGATGGGTAACGTTGAGAATCTCAACTGCTGCTTTAAAAACGATTAATAAAAATGGAATTGCTGCTGTATTGAAAAATGCAAAAGCTAACGGATTTGTTAAATCTGTTTAA
- a CDS encoding formylglycine-generating enzyme family protein, with protein sequence MKKITFYSILLVSILALFAFNDRNPNSDFVMIEGGTFKMGSKASDRAADVDEQKEHEVKLNSFMISKFEVTVWEWKEFIKANKMKMPEKPKWGWQDNYPINGITWNEAIAYCNWLSKKEKLQPVYSKKGPNIVCNFKANGYRLPTEAEWEYAAKGGSLSKSFRYSGSDNLDDIAWYKGNSNGTPHTIGTKLPNELGIYDMSGNVWEWCWDWYNKDFYKLEKNDNPRGPEMGNRRSVRGGSWDSQPNYARPANRISTEPNKTHEFYGFRIAKSIAK encoded by the coding sequence ATGAAAAAAATTACATTTTATTCGATTTTATTAGTATCTATATTGGCACTTTTTGCTTTTAATGATCGTAATCCTAATTCTGATTTTGTCATGATTGAAGGAGGTACATTCAAAATGGGCTCCAAAGCTTCTGACAGAGCTGCAGATGTTGACGAACAAAAAGAGCATGAAGTAAAACTTAATTCTTTTATGATCAGTAAATTTGAAGTTACTGTTTGGGAATGGAAAGAATTTATCAAAGCTAACAAAATGAAAATGCCAGAAAAACCAAAATGGGGATGGCAAGATAATTATCCAATCAACGGAATTACATGGAATGAAGCAATCGCTTATTGTAACTGGTTGAGCAAAAAAGAAAAATTACAACCTGTTTATTCAAAAAAGGGACCTAATATTGTTTGCAACTTTAAAGCAAATGGGTATAGATTACCTACAGAGGCTGAATGGGAATATGCTGCAAAAGGAGGTTCTTTATCAAAATCCTTTAGATATAGCGGAAGCGACAACTTAGATGACATTGCATGGTATAAAGGAAATAGTAATGGCACTCCACACACAATTGGAACAAAATTACCTAATGAGTTGGGTATTTATGATATGAGCGGAAATGTATGGGAATGGTGTTGGGATTGGTACAACAAAGACTTCTATAAATTAGAAAAAAATGACAATCCAAGAGGTCCAGAAATGGGAAACAGAAGAAGTGTTAGAGGTGGTTCATGGGATAGTCAACCAAATTATGCTAGACCAGCAAATAGAATTTCTACTGAACCTAATAAAACCCATGAATTTTACGGTTTTAGAATAGCAAAATCAATAGCAAAATAA
- the ftsY gene encoding signal recognition particle-docking protein FtsY, translated as MSFFKKIFSSEKKEQAISEEAKQTLDKGLEKTKTSFFSKLTKAVAGKSKVDAEVLDNLEEILVSSDVGVNTTLKIIERIEDRVSRDKYLGTDELNGILREEIAGLLSETNSGEATQFEVPTNTKPYVIMVVGVNGVGKTTTIGKLAYQFKKSGYNVVLGAADTFRAAAIDQLQIWADRVGVPIVKQQMGSDPASVAFDTLQSAVAQNADVVIIDTAGRLHNKVGLMNELSKVKKVMQKVVENTPNDVLLVLDGSTGQNAFEQAKQFTAATEVSCLAVTKLDGTAKGGVVIGISDQFQIPVKYIGVGEGIEDLQVFNKYEFVDSFFK; from the coding sequence ATGAGTTTTTTTAAAAAAATATTTTCTTCTGAAAAGAAAGAGCAAGCTATTAGTGAAGAGGCAAAACAAACGTTAGATAAAGGTTTGGAAAAAACAAAAACATCGTTTTTTTCTAAACTTACAAAAGCGGTTGCAGGTAAATCTAAAGTAGATGCAGAAGTTTTAGATAATTTAGAAGAAATTTTAGTTTCTTCTGATGTTGGGGTAAATACTACTTTAAAAATTATTGAACGAATTGAAGATCGTGTCTCTAGAGATAAATATCTTGGTACTGATGAATTAAATGGTATCTTAAGAGAAGAAATAGCTGGATTATTATCAGAAACTAATTCTGGTGAAGCTACACAATTTGAAGTTCCTACTAATACAAAGCCATATGTAATTATGGTGGTTGGAGTTAATGGAGTTGGAAAAACCACAACGATTGGTAAATTAGCTTATCAATTTAAGAAATCTGGTTATAATGTGGTATTAGGTGCTGCTGATACTTTTAGAGCTGCAGCAATTGATCAATTACAAATTTGGGCTGATCGTGTTGGAGTTCCTATTGTAAAACAACAAATGGGAAGCGATCCTGCTTCTGTAGCTTTTGATACTTTACAAAGTGCTGTAGCTCAAAATGCCGATGTTGTTATTATTGATACTGCAGGACGTTTACATAATAAAGTAGGTTTAATGAATGAGCTGTCTAAAGTGAAAAAAGTAATGCAAAAAGTGGTGGAAAACACACCAAATGATGTACTTTTGGTTTTAGATGGTTCAACAGGACAAAATGCATTTGAACAAGCAAAACAATTTACTGCAGCTACTGAAGTTTCTTGTTTAGCAGTAACTAAATTAGATGGTACAGCTAAAGGTGGTGTTGTTATTGGGATTTCGGACCAGTTTCAAATTCCAGTTAAGTATATTGGAGTTGGTGAAGGTATTGAAGATTTACAAGTCTTTAATAAATATGAATTTGTAGATTCGTTTTTTAAATAA